TCAGGCAAGAGCACGCTTCTTAACATCATCGGCGGCTTGGACAACCCGAGCGGCGGAGATGTGATTATTGACTCCACGCAAATAAACAGCCTCACGGAAAATGAACTGGCTAAATTCAGGCGGGAAAAAATAGGATTTATATTCCAGCAGTCGCATCTGATACCCTATCTTAACGCAGTTGAGAATGTGATGCTGGCCCAGTACTTTCACAGCATGGCGGATGAAAAAGAGGCAGTGGAGGCATTAAAACGCGTAGGACTCGCGCACAGATTAAGGCACAGGCCCTCCCAGCTTTCAGGGGGCGAGCAGCAGCGCGTCTGCATTGCAAGGGCCTTGATAAATAACCCTGAACTTCTTTTGGCAGATGAGCCTACCGGAAACCTTGACAGGGAGAATACACGGATAATGCTGGAACTGCTTAAGGGAATTCATTCAGAAGAGCATTTTACAATAATTCTTGTTACCCATGACCCCTTTGTTTCCGGGTGGGGACAGAGGATTTTAACGATGGAAGACGGAAATATAAAAAATGATGAACTCATTGCTTCTCGGGGCTGAATTAGTCGGACTCAAAGAGGGATTCAAGGCGCTTATTGTATGGTTTGTCTTTTATTCATACCTTGTCGTAAATAATAAGAAAAATCTGATAAGACCTTTTTACGCCGGATTTCTTTCCGTATGCCTGATACTGCTTACTTCTTTTTTCCTTCCGCAGGGATTGATTCCCAGGGAATATCTGGGCAATGTTATTGCAATGTCTTTTGCAATTTTCCTCATTTTAAGCGCAGCCGCGCTGCTTTATATGTCAGGAGACCTTCCCGGCAAAGACAGTGAGGCTAAGTTTATTCCCGTCGGAGTTAAAGAAACCGCAATTGCCAATGTCCTTATATTTTTTTCAACGGTTTTATTTTTTTTACCCGATAGTATGGGTATAATTTTTTATCTTAAAGAAATTGCCCTTATGGCAGACAAGGCGTCAACCGTTTATCTGTATGCATTAATCGGACTTGCTGTTTCTCTTGTGATATTTATTGCCGTTGTTAAGTTTTATAAGCCTTACTGGATAGGCAGTTTTTTTGACATCCCGCAGATACTGCTTTTTCTTGCAATGGTGAAGCTTCTTGGCGGGGGGATAAAGGGGATTGCGGAATTATCCCTTATCCCTTCTGTGCAAAGGGGTTTTATTAAGTTTATACATGACATAATTCATCAGACGCTTGTGCTGGCGATGGTGCCGGACCATCCCCTGCTTAAGCCCACCACATGGAACTTTATAGGTATATTTTTCGGCACTAACATCGCTTCCATAGCATCGTTAATACTCCTGCTCCTTTTTCCTTTGATGTTTATTTATCACAGCTTGTTTAAGCCGCTGCCCGAGCCAGAGGCGCAGACAAATGCACAGAGGAGGAAGATAAAATCTTTCCTGCTTTCCGACAGGAGGAAAAAGGCATTGCCTGTCATATTTTTTATATGCCTTATCCTGATTGCATGGTTTTCGCAGGGGAGTGAACAGGTCACACGGCTCTACAACCCGAAGCCAGGACCGGTTGTTGCGGACAAAGGGGTTGTGGTTATCCCTCTGACACTGCCCGGAATGGATTTGACAGACGGCCTGCTGCATAAATTTTCATTGATACATGACGGGGATGAGATAAGAATAATAATAATCAAAAAATCCAGCAACGCCCTTGCCGTGTGTCTTGATGCATGTGAGATATGTCCTCCTGAGGGTTATGCACAGAGGGAAGACCATGTGGTATGCATATATTGCGGCACGCCGATTGCTATAGATACGCTTAGTGAGCCGGGCGGTTGCAATCCCATTCCTCTTGAGACTTCTGTAGATGCATTGTCTGTAAAGATAGAACTAAGCGAGATATTGAAAAAATGGGGATTTGTAACGGCAGGAAGCAATAAAGGGAAGGGAAAATAGATGCAGGATGCACGATACAGGATTATAAAGACGCCGATAAGGATTTTATCGTCGAAGGCATTTCTGCTCTGGGTCATAGGGTGCTGGATTTTTTATTATGTCCTGTCTGCAATCTGGCTTAAAGAGGCGTTCGGCAGTTTTATCAGCGGGGTCAGGGTAAACCTTTTTATACAGGCGCCGTTCCTTCTTTTTTTGGTCAGCGGCTATCTGAATCTAATCAGGGCGGCAAAGAGTGTTTTTAATAAAGGCATGGTTCAGTTTCTTTTATGGGTATTACTGCCTGCCGGCGCCCTTCTTTTTTTCACCGGGTTTTTCCTGAGCATCTGCACGAGACAAACAGGACAAATTATTATAGGACAGGGTGATGTTATCAAGCCTCCATGGAGTTCAAAAAGCTTCCGGGTAACTGGCATAAAGCCGGGACTTAGGGAAAAATTTCTTGATATTGATATGGAAAGGGGCATCTTTGCATATGAGCCAAAGCTTATAATTATTGATGAACTTTCTTCAAAGGAATCTGGAATAGGGGTATTCCCGCCTTCAAAGATTAATGGCACTTATTATCATATACTTAATTTCGGACTCGCCCCGGGCATAAGGTTTTCAGAAGGCGGTGATATAAAAGCCGAAGGTTACATGCCCTTGAAAATCCTTACACCCGGAAGCGGCGATTACTTTAAAATTCCACAGTATCCTTACAGGTTTTTGGTCAGCATGAAGCCTGAAAAAACCTTTCAAAGAGGGAATGTATATGCATCTCAGTTTAACCTAAAAAACTTTTCTTTTAAGATTAAGGTATTTAAAGGTGAAAAGGTTATTGAAGAGGGCGAATCAAGCGAAGGGATAATTTTTGATAATTTTACATTGCAGTTTTTTGAGCCTGCATATTGGGCGCAGCTTGAGGCGGTTAAGGATTCGGCACGCCTGATTATTCTTTACGGGATTTTATTGGTTTTTGCGGGCATCCCTGCATGGTTAGTCAGGTTTTTGCTGAGGCTTAAACAATCCGCTGTTTAAAGCTGTGCATCCTGCCCTGTTGCCGAGGCTGCATGCATTATGAAAATCGTTTTTTGCATTGCTCAGCAAGCCTATCCGCATATATGTAATTCCACGGTTAAAATAAGCATCACCATATTTGGGATTTATAGTGAGCGCTTTATTGTAATCTTCAATTGCCTTGTTTGTTTCACCTCTTGCATCAAGGGCATTCCCTCTGTTGGTATAAGCCCCTGCAAAATCCGGCTTAATAGCGATTGCCTTTATATAGTCTTCAACGGATTTATCATAATTTCCGATTTTGGAATAAAAAATACCGCGGTTATTATATGCCTCTGCAAAATCAGGTTTTATTGAAATGGCTATTGTAAAATCCGCAAGCGCCTTATCATAGAACCCGATAGTTACATAAGCATTACCCCTGTTATTGTACGCA
This genomic window from Nitrospirota bacterium contains:
- a CDS encoding ABC transporter ATP-binding protein, which encodes SGKSTLLNIIGGLDNPSGGDVIIDSTQINSLTENELAKFRREKIGFIFQQSHLIPYLNAVENVMLAQYFHSMADEKEAVEALKRVGLAHRLRHRPSQLSGGEQQRVCIARALINNPELLLADEPTGNLDRENTRIMLELLKGIHSEEHFTIILVTHDPFVSGWGQRILTMEDGNIKNDELIASRG
- a CDS encoding DUF2318 domain-containing protein, producing the protein MMNSLLLGAELVGLKEGFKALIVWFVFYSYLVVNNKKNLIRPFYAGFLSVCLILLTSFFLPQGLIPREYLGNVIAMSFAIFLILSAAALLYMSGDLPGKDSEAKFIPVGVKETAIANVLIFFSTVLFFLPDSMGIIFYLKEIALMADKASTVYLYALIGLAVSLVIFIAVVKFYKPYWIGSFFDIPQILLFLAMVKLLGGGIKGIAELSLIPSVQRGFIKFIHDIIHQTLVLAMVPDHPLLKPTTWNFIGIFFGTNIASIASLILLLLFPLMFIYHSLFKPLPEPEAQTNAQRRKIKSFLLSDRRKKALPVIFFICLILIAWFSQGSEQVTRLYNPKPGPVVADKGVVVIPLTLPGMDLTDGLLHKFSLIHDGDEIRIIIIKKSSNALAVCLDACEICPPEGYAQREDHVVCIYCGTPIAIDTLSEPGGCNPIPLETSVDALSVKIELSEILKKWGFVTAGSNKGKGK